A stretch of DNA from Megalops cyprinoides isolate fMegCyp1 chromosome 17, fMegCyp1.pri, whole genome shotgun sequence:
TGGTGCAGCgtcccacctgggatttgagcCTTGTGCCCTCTGATTGCAGCCCCAGTTCCAACCACTACGCCTGCCTGTCTGCTTACAGGCAAATACCACTTTAGACCACTAGGTGGAATTACTGAGCCTGTACTCTCAGACCGCCCATGTTCCATATTGTGTTTGCTGCTTTTATCTCATGCATTGTAAGTCAGGCTGGAGAAGAATGGTGTGTTTGGTAAGttgcgtaaaaaaaaaaaataagaataatcaGAATTAACAGTCATGCTGAATGGGTTCCATAGCAGTGCATtcagaataaatgtaattatattaacACATTCAGAGTAACAATGCTTTATGAGTGATGATAAATTGCACTGATGTTTTCTGGTCTTCTCAGTCTGTATATGGTACTCTAAGAGACTTAAACTATTAAATGATGGATTGGTGTTGAAGTTCCTCAGAACAGGCTTGCTCAAGAACACATGACCCCTGTTTGCACTATACACTTTATTGACGTTGTACAGCAAATACAGAAAGCAAATTCCACAGAGGCTTTCTATCAACTAGTCTGTCAATTCTATCTTTTGGAGCTAATCGCAGAAATGTTTCTCCAGGGTATAGCTAAAGTCAAACCTTTTTGACAATTGTCTGTTGCAATGTATGACTCTGAATTTGCCTCTTTATGCTGTGCTACTGTGTTTTCCCACTGGGAGTGACATTCTTTCCAACTGATTCTGCTGTAAATAATTATACAAGACCTACTGGTATGTTGACTTAAGTTGTGAAAAACAAGATGAAATGTGGATTCCATATGAGTCTTGAGTCCATATGAGAAGTTAAAAGGCTTTGACAGCTCGGCTTTGACAGCTATTCACAAAATAGAAAAAGCATAGATGAAAACATCTTTGatgcattttttgaaaacactgcagTAATTCTGTAAGAAAAATTCAGTACCGAATGGACCTTACATTGTTCAGAGAGAATGATGGCATAGTTAATACTTGTTGCTCATATGTGGCACCAGATGGcgcaatttaaaaaaaaaaaaaaactaagaggcactagatttttttcctctcaatgaataaaaacagatggGAAGCCTACCAACTACCACAGAGACACATCAATGCATAAACGCAGGAAGATATTAAAAGGTGTATTATACTGCAGAACTGAGACAGAGACTCTGGCAGAAATTATTGAAAACATGGAAATTGTGATCCCTGGAATAAAACTCCAGATCATTAATAACCCATGCGTGCTGTGTATGTACTCGCTGAAgattattgatttaaaaaatgattttatacatGCTCTAGCTGACACACTCAAgtacatatatactgtactgtatgtactgggGACTCAAGATTGCACATGAATGCCACAGTACTGTACCTTTAATCTGTTCTTTAAGGGAGGTACGTAAAAAGGATTTCTTTCCAGTTTGCTGGTGTTAAGATTGATTGAagttgattttattattttcttttattcctttttcattttcattttaatgtgtacagctcagtgctgtgtgaacagctgtttttgtatgtgagtgttgTGCATGTTATACTGGGGCGGTTTCCATACTCCATGAATGACTGACTATCAGATTCTGCCTCACATACTCTCAAGTGCATACACAGTAACACACCATACTCAAAACATAACATCACTTGTGTGGCATATAAACAGCACATATGGTGAACGACAGCTCAGAAACCAAGTAGCATGCCCACTATGATTTACTCAAAACAGGATGAGAATGAATTCTCAACACAGGAAAGCAGAGGTCAGCAAAGGGAAAAATAGTAATTCAAAATATATGCTTTTACTGAAGTGCTGAGGTTTGACAGATACTTGaaagtcaataaaaatgtagtttatCATAGCAGGCAATTCAATTGAATGCAAGCAAGGATCAGACCCCTCTGACAGACTTGACTTAAAAGGACGCATGCATCATATCAGAAAACTTTCTGTATCTAGAACAGTTAGTTAAactaattatgcatttaaatttgaGCATTAATTTGTATTATGACTTTATGCAAAGGTCACAAATCAAAAGATACTGAAAAAACTCTCATCTCTTgaactacacaaacacacttcctaTAAGTCCTTTTGCAAAGGACTAAAAGGAGATCATTGTCAGAACAGCCCTATCAAACCTAATTTGAGATCATTTGAATTGAAAACCAGCATAAATACTCCAGGACATGGCTGGGAAACACTGCCATGAGAACAATGTGGACACATCCTATagtatgtggggaaaaatattttcctgtgtttggtTTAGAGGAAATTAAATTCTGATTGAAAAACTCCTTATGCTTGGCCCATTTCTCAGATTCTCATCTTCAGAAAAGCAGCCAGCGTGTCAGTCAGGGCTTGGGGGTGTAAGTCACAATAGCACGCTCTGTCTGTAAGGGTCTCTGtattctttcttcctcttttctcagTAGAAACAGAGGAGATGTCGGAAAGCGAAATGTAAAGCATCTAAACACTAAAAGCACACGATTCGTTTCACCTGTCAGTGAGGGTTACGGAACAGATCCCCCAGGTCCCCCTGTTCTTTCCACTGTAGGCAgacctctctcctccaggtATCCTCCTACCCTGACTGTATCGCACATGCAGGGCTGGGGCAGGACTTGCAAGTGCCCTCCCCTCTTCCAGTGGACCGCGGGCTGGTTGTCCGAGTCGCTCTGGCTGGACTTGCTGAGTTGGCAGGAGGGCTTCAGCGCGCTGACCTCTCGGCGGAAGGACTTGCTGAAGGCGTAGTAGATGAAGGGGTTGTAGACGGTGGACGACTTGGCGAagaggcagggcagcagggtgAGGAAAGGCGGAATGTTCTCGTTGGCGCAgaacactgaccacacactgacTGCCGCATAGGGCCCCCAGCTGACCACAAAACCAGCGCTGACCATTACAGACATCTGCAATGTAAGGAGGACAATGAGCTGTGTTATCCTTatacttttaatgaatgcagATTTTGTAAATCCCAGTAAGGCTCTGTATCCACCTTATTATGACATAAGTATTGTGTTCTGAACAATGATTGTTAGGCTTTATGGTTTAACTGTTGCCTACGTTTATTTTCTGTACTGTAGTTTTGTAcctatgtcatttttttcttctacgTTGTTGCTTGCTCATGTGAGTTTGATTTAATGTACCATTCCATGATCACTTCGATTGCTGTtctggataataataataataataagaagaagaatacgaaggacaagaagaagaagaagaagaagatttctgtaaaatggaaaaggaaGTGCCTACCAGAGTGAGCCTCCGGGTGGTCTGGTTGGATATGGATATTGTCCTGTGGTGCTTTAAGGTGCGGTACACCTGATAGTGTGTGTAGGCAATCCTGGCGTAGCACAGCATCAGTGTGGACAAGGGGAGCAGGACACAGAGGGTGAAGAAGAGGAGCACAAAGGTCGACCTGTTCCAGGACTGATGGGAATTAGTCCAGGTGACGGAGCAGGCGGTGCCAAAAGGCTCAGGGCCGTAGCTCCCCCAACCAATCAGAGGGAACAGACACCACAGCAGGGAGTAGAGCCACACTGCCACGATTGCCCTCCAGACTCTTGTCCAGCTCGGGACCCTGCTGGCTTCAGATGCAACAGAGCATGAAGTTATGCAAAGGGTTGCAGGTCTTTTTATCTTTCTAAACGAACAGCGAGATTGAAAGTGTGGATCACTTCTGTTAGGTTTATCCTCCACTCAGATCTAATCAAAACCACTTACTTCTACATTCTACTCTATTCTACATTCTATGACAGTGttgtgaattattaatattatatccTTACCTGGAATATGAGACATAGCTGTCGTGATCAGTCTCACCACTGCCATGATGGTGAGAGTCATGATGCTGGCGACTCCGAAGAGGAGGCCCATCAGGCCGTAGTAAATGCAGGAGGCCTCTCCCCCGAGCCAGCCATGGTTCCAGGCCGAGGCGATGGCCAGCGGGTACATGGTCACGGCTGCTCCCAGATCAGTGAAAGCCAGGTTCACGCTCAGGAGCTCCGGGGGCTTCAGACGGGAAGCCCTCTTTCGGGCGGCCACCAAAACTGCCCCGTTCCCCACGATGGTCATAACGGCTGTGCCAAAGACACAAGGAAGGCGTTTTTTAAGAGCCATGAGTGAATGAAATAGATGATCAGtttacaaaatgcatgaaaaccAACATTACAAGTAAAGATGACAAAGTCAACTTTTCACTGCAAAACTGGTATAAGAAgtttggtttcatttaaaaattctaTTTGCTGGCTGTCTGAAAGATAGGCCTACATATTAAATTAGCCTACggttcccagcatgcaaatgttaaaaaatgcagaCTACAGAGGTGTTGCAGCCACAATATTGTTTTGGGAATGCCCTGCACAGGGTGTCTAGACCAGCACAACACTTGTTGTGTTGCtccttgtgttgttttattttcccagttCTGTTCTTTCTATTCTTACACACCTGTGTCTAATGGCTGCAGATGAACATGCCAAGAACTATATGCTATCCTGGAGGGCTCTTTCTCAGCGTGGTTTGAGTGCACGCTCAGACCATCCATACTTaagcacacaaaacagaacTCTGGAGcagattgttttgttgttgccaTGCTTAAGTATACTTGACATGAAGCATGTCATCAGTTTAATTGATGAATACAATAGTGCTTTCCACATAGCCCCTCAGAAAGAAGGGATTTAAGGGTACCCTTAAGGCTGGATTCTCCACAGGAAGAATATCCCTAATCAGCATGCATACCACCTGGCTGTGGAGGAGTTACTTCCAGTAGCATTATAAACACTTATCACAAGTATATCTAATTGTAAGCATGAAACTGCTGCTCTGGCACAAGTCGTCTCTGTTCGCAATGTCAGAGTGGTGGACAGAGACTTTCATTAGCTGAAAGTGTCAGACTCCAGTCAAGATATGCACTCTCGGCATCTGCTATTATTTGCTTAATTTCATAATAGttcattcaaatcaaaatgtaagAATATTTGCCAAGTTACACAACAGGACTGAAACCAGTGTGTGGCAGCTATAAAAGCTGTGGAGATGCAAGGGATGCTGCTTGCATAAATCTAATTACTGAAATGTGACTAATTTAATCATTGAGAATTCTGAGGGATTACTGAAAAGGTCATTGTTCAGTGTAATCATgttaaaggtaaaataaaaggTCTAATATGTACACATCAATCTCAGATACAATCATCATGCCTGGGGATATTTATAGATAAAGCTCAGGGGTGAATATTGGCATTCATAAGGAGCCAGGAGGAGAATATTTATGGGTGTAGGCCTTaatatttgtttgatttattgacCAGTTTGTCAATAGGCATCACACAACACCCCTGACAGTAGAGAGGGGAAATGTCACTTTCATTTCCTGATTcatttgtgcatgtttatgAGGAAGTGATCTCACACAATCCAACCACCTGCTTGTCCCTGAAGGCTGGAGCTTATATAGTAGAGCTTTGTTGACTAATTACTTGGTAATTATATATGTCTTCAGGCGATTGCTTGGTTTTTGCTAAAACCAAAGCAAACAGAATGTGACCCCTTCCTACGATATTGCCAATGATTTAGAcataataaagacaaaaataaagataataaagtaaaaacagttttatttaaagtaAGACGGCAAAACATATTATTTCTAAAACtaacttaaaaataatttgacagTGTAATGATTTAGATTTTATACATAATTATCATTGGAAATAACTGTATTTACTGGATGCTATTTCCTATTGAATATGCTGTCATTTTGGTATGGAGTGTGTACCTGTTGCATTCATTAACTCACAAGACTTGAAGAAGCACTGCCCAAGGACTACTTTGCTGACCATGAGTCTGACTACAAGCCAAAAGTCATTATGCATTCTGAAGTCCGTGTAGCTACTGTCCCACCTCTTATCTAATCAAAAGACTGTTCTCCCTTTAACAGTGATTTTGTACTTCCCTCACATAGATATATAAGTGTCATGATTAAGTGATGTGACTGGAGTATGAtgatataattcattttttaaagctgGTGTGGTGGGCAGAGAAGAGGAGACCTTTACTGTAGTATATGCTGTAGTACAGCCTTAGTCTTTCATGTGAGACCTGACTTGATGTATTTCaggtaaaaatgtcattacattgctgtcatttagcagatgctctaatccaaagtgatttacctgcagtaggttacagttttatccatttatactacTGGATATACACTGAGGTGATTatggattaagtacctttcccaaggatacaacagaaTTCCACTgcggaatcgaaccagaaacctttcagtaatgagccctgctccttaccgctacatcacactgctgccccaatgTCACcattatttgtcttttttcaatGCCTCAcatcatttacttttatttttacatttacttttcatattcccataatatatttttggattttttatatacacaaaattaatataaatataaatataaatatataaactacAGTCTACTATATTCACTGGCAATACTATTTAATCCTACAGCATTAGTGTCCAGTTACCTAAATAATTTTATGTTGGATGCATGCAGTAACTGTTGACACACACAGATTACATAAAAGTAGAAAATCTGCACTTTACCCTGAATGTAGTATAGTATTAAATGCAGTCTAAATTATGACATGTAAATTAGTCTAAATAATGACATTGTAACTATAAATGATTAATTGCAATTAAATTAAGATGATTGAGTGATGATCTGTAGCTACTTACCAACAATCAGTAAAAATGCACCTGTTCCATAATCCACAATGGGAGACAATTTGGAGACGTACTTGGAGACACTATCAGTCATTTTCTTGCAAAGAATCAAAGCACACTGCAAGCACATCCAGCTCTGTACAGGATATAggtacaaaaaaacaattccttTTCAtattctctgtgtctgacaccATCTCCAGGAAGGTATCATCCCAGCATAATCCTTACCATGAACTGTTTTTATTGGCTACTGACAGGAAAAGCGCCTCCACCTCACGAGGCCTCTGAAAACTGCCGTCCCTACTGCCTGGTAACTGCGAGGGAGCTGTCCACTATATGTTCAAGATCCAAcccacacagatgcacacattttttcagcacagcTCAAAATGAGATGTAACTtgtgattgcatttttaatattttattttgatgaacATGGAGAACTTTGCAGTCACTGTTGGGAACTCTATTGTGTATTATTAAATTAAGCACTTAAAAGAGATGCTGGACACTGGAATCCCAATTGTGTTCTTTTGTAGTTTCAGTTCAATGCAGTTTCAAGTGAAACTTTTATGGCCTTTTATGGACTGCTATGCTAATAGTAATTGTTTGCATAATTATATGCTTTACATTACAAATCTTAGCAACTTGGTTGTTAATGTCACACTAATTACGACTGCGTTGAACCCACACTTTCAGTGCTGCATCTTTTCCCTTTGTAGTGCACGTTCAGTCCTGTGTGCAAACAGCAACTAAATGATAGATATCAAAGAATTTGAAAAGTGTAATGCTACACTGCTGGACTTTATCTTTACACTATCAAAGCAGGCGACCAGCATGCTGGATTATTGTCGTACCATCAGTGCCTGCAACGTGAAGAGAAAGTGTTTCACACCAGCGCCACAGAAACGGAGCTGTTCCTGTTTTCTACTTTGCTTTGATCCACGATCTCAGCCTCTTCAAGGGTTACCACCCACGGGCAGGCGAGTTAACCTGCAAGAAATGGAAAGCGATATTTGCGATTGGTATCTCGCAAGGTCTTTGAAACCACAGAAAGTCTTGCTGAGTGAGGTGATGAGCTGACGATCAGGATTCTGCTTCTTTGCTGTGCTAATGAGCCTTTTCCTGTCCGACAACTTCCCTCTCCGCAAATGCGCATCATGCACCACACCTGCCCATATGCATTCTCAGAGGTGTTCAGAAACAATCACTAACAGAGATACCCTGCCCAGGGCTGGATGGCATACATGGGCAGGACTtgtttggtcagattttttCACAATACCAGTGTTTATTCTTCCTCATCACACCCGGGATTCCCTTGGCAGCAGTAATACTTTAACTCAGAGCACTGTCctggctaaataaataaaatggacGAATGACTTCAGCTCATAAATTTATTTAGCTGACCGTGTTCACTGATGTAAGACCTTTGAAAAAAGGTCCTTTCATGCCGCAGCACAGGGCGTAGAAATATCAAGCATGcatattcatgttcatgtttacAGCATTTATAATGACTGATACAATGATTCATAAATTcatgatgtgtttttctttttatttttcagagaagtACGTTTTGATTCCCTTCAAATGAATTACCAGAAAATTACACATAGCCTCACTGACATCTGTActgcaacaaaaacatacaagtAAATGTGACCAGAAATATGATACATAGTTTACTCTGCAAACTTTTAAAATAGTGTGGGAAAAGAAAGCTACACATGTGACCCATTGAAAACCCAGTGATATCACGGTTATGCCAATTGGTAAAACTCATTGGGTGGAGATGCAGATAACATCCATACTGTACTGTCTCCGCCAGATGTCGTACGTTGACGTTTGTGTACACCTGAAGGCAGCGTCCATGCCAGCAGAAACATGTACAGTGAACAAGCTTAAAATTCCACAGCTTGGTTTTTGAGAAGGCTgttgacagctgataagctgTGTGGGGATCAGTAACGTAAAACGCTTTCACAGGAGTCATGAGGAGAGAGTGTGGgtcaacacagaaaatgagATATCTCTAGTGAAAAGGAAACAGCACATGATTTCTCAAGTAGTACATTTCACAGAAACCGTAACTTT
This window harbors:
- the LOC118792384 gene encoding opsin-5-like; translation: MTDSVSKYVSKLSPIVDYGTGAFLLIVAVMTIVGNGAVLVAARKRASRLKPPELLSVNLAFTDLGAAVTMYPLAIASAWNHGWLGGEASCIYYGLMGLLFGVASIMTLTIMAVVRLITTAMSHIPASRVPSWTRVWRAIVAVWLYSLLWCLFPLIGWGSYGPEPFGTACSVTWTNSHQSWNRSTFVLLFFTLCVLLPLSTLMLCYARIAYTHYQVYRTLKHHRTISISNQTTRRLTLMSVMVSAGFVVSWGPYAAVSVWSVFCANENIPPFLTLLPCLFAKSSTVYNPFIYYAFSKSFRREVSALKPSCQLSKSSQSDSDNQPAVHWKRGGHLQVLPQPCMCDTVRVGGYLEERGLPTVERTGGPGGSVP